From Primulina tabacum isolate GXHZ01 chromosome 2, ASM2559414v2, whole genome shotgun sequence, one genomic window encodes:
- the LOC142530727 gene encoding protein GRAVITROPIC IN THE LIGHT 1-like, with the protein MFFRSFRSRQDPREKQANGGSCEMSIDMEEEWRQYVGAVPFNRDPLTEHSKLSFRSQTNSLDRSRRGLKKSMATKVSNLSHIIQRITASCLLHPHHSGISTDGCDYQSEEEEGFSISNHWEKSLNNKEELPKMMEIQLLMGQVFDGVTAMKRAYVSLQEAHFSWDPERMRVADVAVVAEIQRLGLLRERFRGSFRGTETLREMVAPYEAAVEDLKKEVMVKQEEVDTLTEKLKTTTFASSARPKCRFKRRVSCTSQVAVAAAPELFEATMSSVKEASRCFASLLLSLMHSARWDICAVVRSIEATSSATANTFTLTDSAVGANHSKYAIESYVNKKIFQGFSHEDFYMDETQLSSMIQPDKSRRDCFAQYRDMKTMDPLDLLNVLPTCSFGKFCIKKYLSIMHPKMEESLLGDLEHRRQLLHGQHPRSQFYGKFLELSKAVWLLHLLAFSLDPAPSHFETSRWAEFQSEYMESVVRISGSDRGAKVGVSLVVGFQVSPGFKLANGSMVKARVFLIPNN; encoded by the exons ATGTTTTTTAGGTCCTTCAGGTCCCGGCAGGATCCAAG GGAGAAACAGGCAAATGGAGGAAGCTGCGAAATGAGTATAGACATGGAAGAAGAGTGGCGGCAATATGTTGGTGCAGTGCCATTCAATAGGGATCCACTGACCGAGCATTCCAAACTTTCCTTTCGATCCCAGACAAATTCCCTCGACAg AAGCCGGAGAGGACTCAAGAAATCAATGGCTACGAAGGTATCCAATCTTTCTCATATCATCCAACGTATCACGGCTTCTTGCCTCCTCCATCCCCACCACAGCGGCATTTCCACCGACGGCTGCGATTACCAAAGTGAGGAGGAGGAGGGGTTTAGTATCAGCAATCACTGGGAGAAAAGCTTAAACAACAAGGAGGAACTACCCAAGATGATGGAGATACAGCTGCTGATGGGTCAGGTGTTCGACGGCGTAACAGCTATGAAAAGGGCGTATGTTAGCCTTCAGGAAGCTCACTTCTCCTGGGATCCAGAAAGAATGCGCGTCGCCGACGTAGCCGTGGTGGCTGAGATACAGCGGCTGGGCCTTCTCAGGGAGAGGTTCAGGGGCAGTTTCCGCGGGACGGAAACGCTGAGGGAGATGGTGGCACCGTACGAGGCGGCGGTGGAGGATCTGAAGAAGGAAGTGATGGTGAAGCAGGAGGAGGTTGATACCTTGACGGAGAAGCTCAAAACTACCACGTTTGCTAGCAGTGCAAGGCCAAAGTGCAGGTTCAAGAGACGAGTCAGCTGTACCTCCCAAG TTGCGGTTGCTGCTGCACCAGAGCTATTTGAAGCCACGATGAGCTCAGTTAAAGAAGCCTCGAGATGCTTTGCATCCCTACTCCTCTCCCTCATGCACTCCGCACGATGGGACATTTGTGCAGTCGTAAGATCCATTGAAGCTACGTCTTCTGCCACAGCAAACACTTTCACTCTCACAGACTCTGCAGTCGGGGCCAACCACTCGAAATACGCAATAGAATCCTACGTAAACAAGAAAATATTCCAAGGGTTCAGCCACGAGGATTTTTACATGGACGAGACCCAGCTTTCCTCGATGATTCAACCAGACAAAAGCCGCCGAGATTGCTTCGCTCAATACCGAGACATGAAGACGATGGACCCATTGGATCTCCTAAACGTTTTACCAACTTGCAGTTTTGGGAAATTTTGTATCAAGAAATACCTATCCATTATGCACCCGAAGATGGAAGAATCGTTGTTGGGGGATCTGGAGCATAGGCGGCAATTGCTGCATGGTCAGCACCCGAGAAGTCAGTTTTATGGAAAGTTCTTGGAGTTGTCTAAGGCAGTATGGTTGTTGCATTTGTTGGCGTTCTCTTTGGACCCAGCTCCTAGCCATTTTGAGACGAGTCGATGGGCGGAGTTTCAGTCGGAGTATATGGAGAGCGTGGTTCGGATATCGGGCAGCGATCGCGGTGCTAAGGTTGGTGTTTCGTTGGTTGTAGGATTCCAAGTGAGTCCGGGATTTAAGCTTGCGAATGGGTCTATGGTCAAAGCGAGGGTCTTTCTGATtcccaataattaa